The nucleotide sequence AACAAACTCGTATTCCCAATCCTCTTCATCGAAACGCACCATAGCCGGCAGGGTCTCGATATTCTCAGTAATCTCTAATTCATCGCTGATGTACACGCCAGGAAAAAGAGTAAAATCAAGGATAACTCTTGGCTCGTCTGAATAAAATTTTGTCTTTGCCACTTCCGCTAATGGACCCGGTTGTTGAAAGCTTTGTTTGATCCAGTTTTCCATTAGACGATCTCCACAGGGAAAGCAACAACACCGGTGATATTATTTTCATCAATAATATTTTTTATTTTTTCGTTAATGATGACTTCACTAACATACTCTTTAACTCTAAAAAAATCATGACTAACATTAGCTTTATCAAGCTTATCCATATCGAAAACCATATTTAGTATGAAGTCATACGAATTATAATAATCACTATAATTTCTTGCTTGCGATGAAGATAAATGCAGCAAATTATAAGATGGAAAAACATTCATATAAAAATAGTCATGGTACACCTTACCATCAACATCAACATCAACAGGAATAAATTGTACACCTGTGACAAAATTTGCGGTAAGAACATCAACCAACCGTCGATGAGCGATGTAATCAACTGTTTTTAAAACATCTGACATTCTACGTTGTTTGTATACTTGATCGACCTTAATAAGAGGAGTTTTCTTATAGTATTTAATAGACAAATCACTTTTATCTTCAATGTCATTAAAATCTTCCACAAAAGAGAAATATGCTTCATCTTCAATAAACTTACTCTCTAGCAAATAATAATTCATTTATCCTCCAAGTTTTGCTTTTTTATTTCCAATTAACACTTTATCATTAAAGTAAAAATCAAGAAATTGAAGCACATCAATCAGACCATCCAGTGCTTTAGCACCGTTTCGGGCAGTGACGCCACCGGTAATGGCGACAGCGGCAACGGGGGCGCGACACCACCACTAACAGCACCGGCCAAGGCAGTACCGCCGGTGACAGCGGCAAAATCGATACCTTTTTGCGTCCCCTGCGACACCGCCAGACGCGTCAGTTCATCCGCTGGCATGGCTTCCAGAAAAAGGCGTGGCAGGCTGGCAAGATAGGCTCGGGTTTCAGGATCAACCACTAACAGCAAGAGTATTTCCATTGCCTGACTGGCTTCCTGCAGGCCCAGTTTCACCCGGTCAACTTCCTGCAGTTTGCGCTGCATCACGTCTATATCACCGTCCACAATGGCTTTCACCAGCAGGTCGATACCAATATCAGCTTCGTCCATCAGCTCGCCGAATTCGCCAAAATCAGGCAGATAATCGGTGACACCTGAACTGATCCCCATGCCGGTGCTTTTCGCATAAGACCAGCTTTGCTCCAGAAATGACAAGTCATCAAAGGCGTCTTTGCGGCTGCGCATTTCTGCCAGTTCTTCTTCAACGCTGGCCTTCAGTTCAGCAAACTGCTCTGCTGCGATCATCGGCGCGGTTGCAGCCTGTTGGCGGGCAGTTTGCACCATCTCGCCCACCTGGCCATTCAGTGCTTCAGGGATCGCTTCCCTGTGCTTTTCGAGCTCCTTTTCTGCCTTTTTGGCTTCTTCTTTGTCACCAAACGTCACTTCAGCACCGACTTGAGGTACGCCGTACAGCATCACACTGCCGTTCGCATCCAGTTTTCCTTCCTGTTTTTCGCCATTGGCGAACATGACAGAGTAAGACACATAGCCTGCTGGCGTTTGTTCAATGTCATCGTACGTCAGTCGAATCGCCAGCGGCGCTGGCAATGCGTTCAGCGAGTGAACCACATCGGTAATGCTGCCGCCCTGCGTGGTGCGCTGGTTATTGGTCGGCACCACCATGATGTTTTCGCCCTTGCTTCGAATGGTGGCGATTTTCTGTTTCAGGCCGCTCATTGCCGCTTAAATGTCATCGGGCAGATTTTTACGGACCGTTTTCACCGATTCCAGCCGGAATATGATTAAAGCCCCACTTAAGGGGCCAATATCAATCACCGTGTTAGTATCAATTACAAATTATTATAAAAATCGTCTTCCTCTTCTTCTGTAGAAAAAGCAGAACCTGGCCCCCAGTTCTGAATGTTCAGAAAATTAACACCAGTCAACCCAGCCGCTTTTAACGCAACAACAACTGACTCATGGTAGAGGTATTGGGGATCTTCATTCAATCTAAAGACTAGTCTCTCATGTAAAGGAACCTTATTTAAGACTTCTTCATTTAACGACATTTTCTCCAAAATAAACCGATCATCTTCATACGTACCATCATAGACAGATCGCTTCGGATGTAAGGCTCGATGATTTTGCCAAATATGAATCAGATAATGTTCTTTCCAGATATTCCCTCGATTCTCTATATAAGCAGGGTAAAAATCGACTCCGGGGAGCTGAAATGAATCCAAAATATTTTTAAATTTCTCAGACACTAGACCTGCTGGCAAGACCTCATGATAATCACAAGGTTTGAAATTACCATCATCGCCCATAGTTATGTGCACATACCCAGGACCAAGGACTTTTCTTTTTATCGAACGCATAGAAAGCAGCTTCAATAATCCATCATCAGATTTCTCGCTTTTAGATAGCATGTAAGGTGCTGATTGACTATCCTCAGTCAACAAATAATACTGTCTGTCGTATTTCATATTATTTTCATGCAAGGAATTTCCCAATAAACAGACTCAGCCACAGGCCTCTGAGTCAATGTTTATCAAATCCAGCCGTATCTATCATTAAAGCCCCACTGAAGGGGGCAATATCAGTTACAAATCATCATAAAAATCATCGTCGTCGTCTTCAAAGGCAGATCCGATCGACCAGCTATCCACTCGGCGAAAGCCTAAGCCGCTGAGGTCAGTGGCTCTGAGGGCTGCAACGACAGTTTCATGAAACAAAAAAAACAGGTTTTTCTTCCAAGGTAAAAACAAGCCTTTTTTCTAAAGGCACTTGATCCAGGACTTTCTCATCTAAGGAGAGCTTTAATAAAGTAAATCTGTTACCAATATAAGTTCCTTTTATTTCGCTTCGTTTTTTATGAATCGCCTGATGATGATTCCAGATATGCATATAATAGTGCTCTGACCAAATTTTATCGCCATTGACGATATTAGTTTGATAAAAATCTACACTGGGTAAGTGAAACGACGCCAGAACTTGCCTAAATTTTTCAGAGACCAACTGCTCTGCCGTTTCATGATAGTCACACGGTTGGAACTTGGCGCGATTACCTTCTGATATGCCTACCCGACCCGGTCCCAACACTCTTCTGTGAATTGGATGAATGGCCATGAGTCTTCCTAAACCTTCATCAGAACCATCAATCTGATCTAACATATAATCCGTTGCACGACCACTTTCGTTTAACATGTAGTATTGACTATCATATTTCATTTTCTTGCCATCACACGATTCGTCTTCTCATTGACCATCTCTCAAACAGTTGACAATCCAGAATATTGAAAAAACATATGGCCACCATAAACATTTTATGGCAGCCATCGTAGTAATAGTCTATTATTCAAAGGCCGAACCAATTGACCATTCATCTACCCGCTGAAAACTCAAACCTGTGAGATTAGCATCACGAAGTGCCTGCACAACTGTTTCATGGAACAGGAATTTTGGCTTCTCTTCCAATGTGAATACTAAACGTTTTTCTAGGGGTATTTTATCTAGTACATTTTCATCTAATGATAATACTTCTAGAATAAAATCATCATCCACATAAGTTCCATCAATTTTTGATCTACCTTTATGAATTGCCTGATAGTTATTCCATATATGCATATAGTAATGTTCTGACCAAGTTTTATTTCCGCTAACAATATTTGTTTGGTAAAAATCCACACCAGGCAAATTAAATCCTTGCAACACCTGCATGAATTTTTCTGAAACTAATTGCTCTGCAGTCTCATGATAATCTGATGGTGTAAATAAATCTGGATTTCCCTCAATAATTTCAACCACACCTGGACCAAGAACACGATGTTTAATTGAACGAATCGACATCAAGTGCCTTAACCCCTGATCAGAAGTTCTTTTTTGTTCTAGCATGTAACTGGATGAGTTACCACTTTCTCTTAAAAAGTAATATTCGCTATCATATTTCATTTTATTTACCCAATCGTAATGTACCGTTAAAATGACCTAGCCCGTAGTTATGATTTCTATTTCTCTTACAGACATTGCTTCTTTGTAAACCAAGTTTCTTAGCTTCAATACTTTTAACATTACAGCACCCCAACCGACTGCCTTTTTTATAATCTCGATTATCCCAAGCAATTGTCCATGTAAAATCTTCAATATAACGCAAAACTTTATTACTTATTTTTTTCATATTAAACTCAAACTTTCCATTTAATATCTCTCGATTTTCTGCATGCTCACAGAGCTTACCTTTTTCTATTTTTCTTTTAACATCTAGAACAAGAGCTTTTGCTGACTTAGGATAAGATAGGTTTCTATCTTCTTCAATTAATACTGAGTTATAATCATTCATCTCAATTGTTACTTCTTTTTTTACATCTTCATTTAAAATATCCCTCTCTAAACCCTCAAGTTCAGTAATTGCACCTCGCTTTCTATTATATGCAATTCCTTTTGCATGATTACCTTTATGTCGCTGAACTGCTAACTCACAAGCCAAACTCATATCAGCAGGTAATGTCACTAGGTTATGAATCCCATTAATATCATAACTAAAATTGTCAAAAAGCTCTGAAAAAATATCACCTTTCACTGCTTCTTTAGGTATAACATGATGAACTTCTAACGAACTATTCCCAATAAACCATTCATGCTCGCTTGGAAAAGATTTATTTCTTTTCTTATAAGCATCTGCCATGTTTTTCTTATGTGGACCATCACCATTATTCCCTTTCCCCGGCTTCAACCGATTCCGGTTCTTACATTTAGGGTCATCGCAGATCGGGCAATGTTTTGGCAGATTAGTCTCATTATCCTTTTCATGCTGTTTTTTATCGTGGCGGTTGAGCGTGGTCTTTTTGCTGTCGGAGATCTTCATCAGCACATCAATCAGACCTTCCAGTGCTTTACCACCGTTTCGGGCGGTAACGCCACCGGTAATAGCGACAGCGGCAATGGGGGCTCCGACGCCACCGCTGACAGCGCCGGCCAAGGCAGTACCGCCTGTAACAGCGGCAAAATCGATACCTTTTTGCGTCCCCTGCGACACCGCCAGGCGCGTCAGTTCATCCGCCGGCATGGCTTCCAGAAAAAGGCGTGGCAGGCTGGCAAGATAGGCTCGGGTTTCCGGGTCCGACAGTAACAGCAAGAGTATTTCCATTGCCTGACTGGCTTCCTGCAGACCCAGTTTCACCCGGTCAACTTGCTGCAGTTTGCGCTGCATCACGTCTATGTCACCGGTCGCAATCGCTTCTACCAGTACATCAATACCGATATCCGCTGCGTCCATCAGCTCGCCGAATTCGCCAAAATCAGGCAGATAGTCGGTGACACCTGAGCTGATCCCCATGCCGGTGCTTTTCGCATAAGACCAGCTTTGCTCCAGAAATGACAAGTCGTCAAAGGCGTCTTTACGGCTGCGCATTTCTGCCAGTTCTGCTTCAACGCTGGCCTTCAGTTCAGCAAATTGCTCTGCTGCGATCATCGGCGCGATTGCAGCCTGTTGGCGGGCAGTTTGCACCATCTCGCCCACCAGGCCATTCAGTGCTTCAGGGATCGCTTCCCTGTGCTTTTCGAGCTCCTTTTCTGCCTTTTTCGCTGCTTCTTTATCACCAAACGTCACTTCTGCGCCAACTTGGGGTACGCCGTACAGCATCACACTGCCGTTCGCATCCAGTTTTCCTTCCTGTTTTTCGCCATTGGCGAACATGACAGAGTAAGGCACATAACCTGCTGGCGTTTGCTCCATGTCATCGTATGTCAGTCGAATCGCCAAAGGCGCTGGCAATGCGTTCAGCGAGTGCACCACATCGGTAATGCTGCCGCCCTGCGTGGTGCGCTGGTTATTGGTCGGCACCACCATGATGTTTTCGCCCTTGCTGCGGATGGTGGCGATTTTCTGTTTCAGGCCGTTCATCGCCGCTGAAATGTCATCGGGCAGGTTTTTACGGACCGTTTTCACCGATTCCCGATGGGCTTTGATGTTGTCGGAGATATAGGTATACCCACGGGTATCTGAGTGAAAAAGGATCGTTTCCAGCCGGGCATCCGTTTTTTCCAGAATGCTGCCGCATTCGCGACTGAGCAGGGTTGCCTTGGCGTCCCAGTCCAGGTTGTCCAGCCACTCACTCGGGTTGCCAGTGCCCAGATGACGCATGGAAGCCAGCAGGTTGTTGCCGGATTCCTCTTTGTGATAATTGACGAACAGATCAAACAAGACGCCGTCTGCTTCCAGTATCGGCAGCATGGTGCTGATCAGGCCGAGGATGTCTTGCTCCGACACAGGCTGCTGGTCAAAGAAGTTGATCAGGCGCGCTGCGATCTCTTCTGCCTGACCCGGTTTGGGGTTCAATGGCAGATGCGCGCGAATTTCCACTTCCAGCATGTGACGAAATTCAAGGCTGTCTGCCAGCGTTTCGCCCAGATAACCCCAGATACGCTTTTGCATATCGCCCCTTGGGACCCAGAATGGCACGCACATGTGTGATGCGCGGTCAAAAAACACCTCGTCATCAAGCGTGGCTTTATCCGGGTTGGCAGGGCGAGGATAATTGATTTTATAAGGTGC is from Photobacterium sp. TLY01 and encodes:
- a CDS encoding imm11 family protein, which encodes MNYYLLESKFIEDEAYFSFVEDFNDIEDKSDLSIKYYKKTPLIKVDQVYKQRRMSDVLKTVDYIAHRRLVDVLTANFVTGVQFIPVDVDVDGKVYHDYFYMNVFPSYNLLHLSSSQARNYSDYYNSYDFILNMVFDMDKLDKANVSHDFFRVKEYVSEVIINEKIKNIIDENNITGVVAFPVEIV
- a CDS encoding imm11 family protein, translated to MKYDSEYYFLRESGNSSSYMLEQKRTSDQGLRHLMSIRSIKHRVLGPGVVEIIEGNPDLFTPSDYHETAEQLVSEKFMQVLQGFNLPGVDFYQTNIVSGNKTWSEHYYMHIWNNYQAIHKGRSKIDGTYVDDDFILEVLSLDENVLDKIPLEKRLVFTLEEKPKFLFHETVVQALRDANLTGLSFQRVDEWSIGSAFE
- a CDS encoding PAAR-like domain-containing protein; the encoded protein is MGVTISADGLSIVHKGSGGEANAAVPDVCMTTVGPPVVPIPYGNNAKSADLADGSTTVTADGGNSIALKSSQFSCSTGDAGGDKKGIVSGTTEAEAKFTTASSTVKIEGVGVARKTDMMTMNAGNTMCFGCENPSVTVQPDEDKTHALRVQCRYTSGKPLANAPFKLKDESGAVLAEGTLNNAGEAIVDGLPTKGCTVEYGEAPAPYKINYPRPANPDKATLDDEVFFDRASHMCVPFWVPRGDMQKRIWGYLGETLADSLEFRHMLEVEIRAHLPLNPKPGQAEEIAARLINFFDQQPVSEQDILGLISTMLPILEADGVLFDLFVNYHKEESGNNLLASMRHLGTGNPSEWLDNLDWDAKATLLSRECGSILEKTDARLETILFHSDTRGYTYISDNIKAHRESVKTVRKNLPDDISAAMNGLKQKIATIRSKGENIMVVPTNNQRTTQGGSITDVVHSLNALPAPLAIRLTYDDMEQTPAGYVPYSVMFANGEKQEGKLDANGSVMLYGVPQVGAEVTFGDKEAAKKAEKELEKHREAIPEALNGLVGEMVQTARQQAAIAPMIAAEQFAELKASVEAELAEMRSRKDAFDDLSFLEQSWSYAKSTGMGISSGVTDYLPDFGEFGELMDAADIGIDVLVEAIATGDIDVMQRKLQQVDRVKLGLQEASQAMEILLLLLSDPETRAYLASLPRLFLEAMPADELTRLAVSQGTQKGIDFAAVTGGTALAGAVSGGVGAPIAAVAITGGVTARNGGKALEGLIDVLMKISDSKKTTLNRHDKKQHEKDNETNLPKHCPICDDPKCKNRNRLKPGKGNNGDGPHKKNMADAYKKRNKSFPSEHEWFIGNSSLEVHHVIPKEAVKGDIFSELFDNFSYDINGIHNLVTLPADMSLACELAVQRHKGNHAKGIAYNRKRGAITELEGLERDILNEDVKKEVTIEMNDYNSVLIEEDRNLSYPKSAKALVLDVKRKIEKGKLCEHAENREILNGKFEFNMKKISNKVLRYIEDFTWTIAWDNRDYKKGSRLGCCNVKSIEAKKLGLQRSNVCKRNRNHNYGLGHFNGTLRLGK